One genomic window of Candidatus Parvarchaeota archaeon includes the following:
- the topA gene encoding DNA topoisomerase I has translation MFCKSNARQPKQKAKKKAGKFARGKIMQLIICEKPKVAEKIAFALADDGKPQRQVQNGVAYYRLNRRGNEIAVVPAVGHVYSLNEKVRTSSYPVFDISWQPSYQVDKASEYTRAYIKNIEQLSQGADEIISACDYDIEGSLIGYNAIRFACKVKDMKQGKRMKFSALTSDDLAEAYENRAALDVENAQAGEARHMLDWFYGINLSRALMSAIRRRGIYKIMSIGRVQGPALSILVKKEKEIAAFKPTPYWQIFGTCKKVRFSHAKDRFAVEQEAKKALEESREESTVEGIEKKEFAQPAPNPYDLTSLQVEAYKQFKFNPSLTLELAQTLYEASMISYPRTSSQKLPEKLNLAKIIGQLQRQQAYAALAGKLVQEKRFKPNEGKKDDPAHPAIHPTGQQGGMGEREGKLYDLIVRRFLATFAPAAKRESQKVTLLSGTQKYVTSGNRTLVQGWFEYYLPYLKLDETTLPDFAKGEKVLLAGLKLEQKMTQPPKRYTPASIIAELERLELGTKATRSVIIDTLSKRGYIEGKGSLEATPFGLSVYENLKKNVSEILDEELTRTIEVEIEKIQNRELDQKKVVEDGKRVLEKIIKEFKGHEDQVGLELVQGFRKKEHEQSLLGKCNKCADGTLRVIPTSAGKQFVGCTNYPNCKNIFPLPGQAKIENLNALCEKCSTPRVRVIRAARKPFEMCLDPSCETKKNWGRPQAIVQAVQNQQAAISQGQAQPQNRQAGQTSSGIATNTGQAQAPKATFDQNMPQAKSGIFVPDAPAAQKSAQKKPPRKKTAKAGNEKKA, from the coding sequence TTGTTTTGCAAATCAAATGCAAGGCAGCCAAAGCAGAAAGCCAAGAAGAAAGCAGGGAAATTTGCAAGGGGAAAAATCATGCAGCTAATAATTTGCGAAAAGCCGAAAGTGGCGGAGAAGATAGCATTTGCGCTTGCCGATGATGGAAAGCCCCAGCGGCAGGTCCAAAACGGAGTGGCATATTACAGGCTCAACCGCAGGGGCAATGAAATTGCAGTCGTGCCTGCAGTTGGCCACGTTTATTCCCTGAACGAGAAGGTTAGGACAAGCTCCTATCCTGTATTTGACATATCCTGGCAGCCCTCGTACCAGGTTGACAAGGCAAGCGAATACACAAGGGCATACATAAAAAACATAGAGCAGCTTTCACAAGGCGCAGACGAGATAATATCTGCCTGCGACTATGACATTGAGGGAAGCCTGATTGGCTACAATGCCATCAGGTTTGCCTGCAAAGTCAAGGACATGAAACAGGGCAAAAGAATGAAGTTCTCGGCCCTGACTTCAGATGACCTGGCAGAGGCTTACGAGAACAGGGCGGCACTTGACGTGGAAAATGCGCAGGCTGGCGAGGCGCGCCACATGCTTGACTGGTTTTACGGGATTAACCTGTCCAGGGCCCTGATGAGTGCAATTCGCAGGCGTGGTATCTACAAGATTATGTCAATAGGCAGGGTGCAGGGGCCTGCCCTCTCAATACTTGTGAAAAAGGAGAAGGAGATTGCGGCCTTCAAGCCGACCCCCTACTGGCAGATATTCGGGACTTGCAAAAAAGTCAGGTTTTCGCACGCAAAGGACAGGTTTGCAGTTGAGCAGGAGGCAAAAAAGGCCCTGGAAGAGTCAAGGGAAGAATCCACTGTGGAGGGCATTGAGAAAAAGGAATTTGCGCAGCCAGCGCCAAACCCCTATGACCTCACAAGCCTGCAAGTCGAGGCATACAAGCAATTCAAGTTCAACCCAAGCCTCACCCTTGAGCTTGCACAGACGCTTTATGAGGCCTCCATGATATCTTATCCGAGGACCAGCTCGCAGAAGCTTCCTGAAAAGCTCAACCTGGCAAAAATAATCGGCCAGCTTCAAAGGCAGCAGGCATATGCTGCGCTTGCAGGAAAGCTTGTGCAGGAAAAGAGGTTCAAGCCAAACGAGGGGAAAAAGGACGACCCTGCGCACCCTGCCATACACCCGACAGGGCAGCAAGGGGGAATGGGCGAGCGGGAGGGAAAGCTTTACGACCTGATTGTCAGAAGGTTCCTGGCGACATTTGCGCCTGCGGCAAAAAGGGAGAGCCAGAAGGTAACGCTTCTTTCAGGAACGCAAAAATACGTCACAAGCGGGAACAGGACACTTGTGCAGGGATGGTTTGAGTATTACCTGCCCTACCTGAAGCTTGACGAGACAACGCTTCCGGATTTTGCAAAAGGCGAGAAGGTGCTGCTTGCCGGGCTGAAGCTTGAGCAGAAGATGACACAGCCACCAAAGCGCTACACGCCAGCCTCCATTATAGCCGAGCTTGAGCGGCTTGAACTTGGGACAAAGGCCACGCGGTCGGTAATAATAGACACGCTTTCAAAGCGCGGGTACATAGAAGGCAAGGGGTCGCTTGAAGCAACGCCGTTTGGCCTGTCGGTTTATGAGAACCTGAAAAAAAACGTGTCTGAGATTCTGGATGAGGAGCTGACGCGCACTATTGAAGTTGAGATTGAAAAAATACAGAACAGGGAGCTGGACCAGAAAAAGGTTGTTGAGGATGGAAAGAGGGTGCTTGAGAAGATAATAAAGGAGTTCAAGGGGCATGAAGACCAGGTGGGCCTGGAACTTGTGCAGGGGTTCAGGAAAAAAGAGCACGAGCAAAGCCTCCTGGGCAAGTGCAACAAGTGCGCCGACGGCACGCTTAGAGTAATTCCAACGAGTGCCGGAAAGCAGTTTGTCGGGTGCACAAATTACCCCAATTGCAAAAACATTTTCCCGCTGCCAGGGCAGGCAAAAATTGAGAACCTCAACGCGTTATGCGAAAAGTGCAGCACGCCTAGGGTGCGAGTCATCAGGGCTGCAAGAAAGCCCTTTGAAATGTGCCTTGACCCTTCATGCGAGACAAAGAAAAACTGGGGCAGGCCTCAGGCCATTGTGCAGGCAGTACAAAACCAGCAGGCCGCAATATCGCAGGGGCAGGCCCAGCCCCAAAACAGGCAGGCAGGCCAAACTTCAAGCGGCATTGCCACAAACACAGGCCAGGCGCAGGCACCAAAAGCAACTTTTGACCAAAACATGCCGCAGGCCAAAAGCGGTATTTTTGTCCCTGATGCGCCTGCGGCACAAAAGTCCGCCCAAAAAAAACCACCAAGGAAAAAAACCGCCAAGGCGGGCAATGAAAAAAAAGCTTAA
- the ftsZ gene encoding cell division protein FtsZ, protein MRLLAENRIGSQEGLQEDWIVMGFFDQVIDTHSQDAEDYKPRVAIMGVGGGGCNTISRLAKIGIAQGIPLMAANTDKKQLNAMADRGIKKLLLGKTITRGLGAGGDPNLAQKAALNSKKAIKEAVEGIDLLFLASGMGGGTGTGATPVIAQIARDMDCIVCAFVTYPFKLERARLAKAKKGINELKESADTTVIIDNNRLAEYAPHERIEKAFALVDEITAKAIKGITDTIMLESLINLDFADLKSVLAHGGVGAILIGEGAGPHFVEDAIENTLTNKLLDVDTTGSSGALVHLTGGPDMTLGDANELASRLTQKVSDDASVILGARTAADFSKRVEAMAIYTGLKDKYTLG, encoded by the coding sequence TTGAGATTACTGGCAGAAAATAGAATTGGCAGCCAGGAAGGTTTGCAGGAGGACTGGATTGTTATGGGCTTTTTTGACCAGGTAATAGATACCCACAGCCAGGACGCCGAAGACTACAAACCCAGAGTTGCCATTATGGGGGTTGGCGGGGGCGGATGCAACACAATTTCCAGGCTTGCAAAAATCGGCATTGCACAAGGCATACCGCTTATGGCGGCAAATACCGACAAAAAGCAGCTAAATGCAATGGCCGACAGGGGAATAAAAAAACTTCTTTTGGGAAAAACGATCACAAGGGGGCTTGGGGCAGGTGGTGACCCGAATTTGGCCCAAAAGGCAGCGCTGAATTCAAAAAAGGCGATTAAAGAGGCGGTTGAAGGAATTGACCTGCTTTTTTTGGCATCAGGAATGGGAGGCGGGACCGGAACCGGCGCAACGCCTGTAATAGCGCAAATTGCCAGGGACATGGACTGCATTGTCTGCGCATTTGTGACCTACCCGTTCAAGCTTGAGCGTGCGCGGCTTGCAAAGGCCAAGAAGGGGATTAACGAGCTTAAGGAAAGTGCCGACACGACAGTTATTATTGACAACAACCGCCTGGCAGAGTATGCCCCGCACGAGCGGATTGAAAAGGCGTTTGCCCTTGTGGATGAAATCACCGCAAAGGCGATAAAGGGGATAACCGACACCATAATGCTTGAGTCGCTGATAAACCTGGATTTTGCCGACCTGAAAAGCGTGCTTGCGCATGGGGGGGTCGGAGCCATACTCATTGGCGAGGGGGCAGGACCGCATTTTGTGGAGGATGCGATTGAAAACACCCTTACAAACAAGCTTTTAGACGTAGACACGACAGGAAGCAGCGGGGCGCTTGTGCACCTGACTGGCGGGCCAGACATGACACTTGGGGATGCAAACGAGCTTGCCTCAAGGCTCACGCAAAAGGTTTCGGATGACGCCTCGGTGATTCTTGGCGCCCGCACAGCCGCCGATTTTTCAAAAAGAGTCGAGGCGATGGCGATTTACACAGGGCTTAAGGACAAGTACACGCTTGGGTAG